The following is a genomic window from Leptidea sinapis chromosome 1, ilLepSina1.1, whole genome shotgun sequence.
aataaaatttaaaaacgaaattttatgaacgatgcgggtctcgaacccacgacctctcgcgttcttaTATTTGTTCCTtacgaaacatgtgtcgaattgtttaaagacaaatattggcggaattaacactaaaggaaaCTCAAAGTCACATTTGGagtttatttgttttcaaattttttttgtgtaatctTTGATTACGTTTTTATGTCTAATTGATATCAGTAAATATGCTGAGCCAGTCCAATACAAAATTCAAGTTTTCGCTTTATCACCTTCCGCTTAGTTTTtcctaagtaaagtctgagtaaaggcgaagtaagctctatagatctcaggctTACAAAATCGACAGTGGCCTCACAAACTCTTatagaataaaaagaaaataatatttgattttaacttGAATAGTTACAATGATTAGACTTCTACTAGAAATAGCGGATTATTGATAATTACTTACTATGTGAAAAAAAGACAAACTTGTGTTAAACTTACTATGGCGCATATGTAAGGCGTGCCACATTTAGCACTTCTGTAtttcaaactagctgacctggcaaacgttgttttgccatataaattatatatgtaaaccttccttgagcttcaacgaatctattacaaaagagatcggtcgaatagtttaggagttattagggaacatacaagcatacattctcttttatatatatatatatatatatatatatatatatatatatatatagattcaaatatttttaataaatcactgattaataataataagaacacGTTATTATAGTCCTAATAATGCATATTGTAGGGATCCATCATCCAACATTGATATGTAGGAGAAATAGTTTTCGAGTTAAACTAGCTTTGACGAGCTTAAGGGTGGGGTTGAACTGTGTTCATCTAAAGactaattggacgtagttcctgaaaaacgttccaagctgcaaacatcacattttaaggaattcgtgttttaagtataataaaatatattagtgtattccatacatgtgggttgggctactaagtcatgatgtcattaaAAGAGTGACAGTCAGGTTGCCATTTTTTTACAGTCCGTTAacatgaatcacgtgaccagttttgtgttcttaagtcaatttcgacatgattgtggtttggaacgtttttttgGAGTTATGTCCAAATATTGTTCTTACTTTTAAAATCTAGAACACATTTAAAAGCATGCTGTGTTCAATTCCAGAAGGAGGTAGTCGCCGTAACGTATATTtctgtttaatacaatattttagtgTATCCTGTTTTGTggacttaaaaaaaatgatcataaagtaggttttggacatcatcatcatcagccggaagacgtcccctgctggacaaaggcctcccccgaaGATTTGCACGACGATCGGAccgacgtattccggcgatcttgaccagatcgtcggtccatcttgtggggggcctaccaacactgcgtcttccggttcgtggtggccattcgaggactttattgccccaacggccacctgtccgtcgaactatgagccctgcccactgtcacttcagtttcgcaatcatttggactatgtcggtaactttggttctcctacggatctactCATTTctgatctcgtagggaaactccgagcatagccctctccattgccctctaagcgaccatgagctttctcataaggcccatagttagcgaccacgtctgcgaccccaatttaatataatttttaaattttagaaatCTCTCAGTCTTGAAAAAATATGTCTGTTGCTCTTTAAATATGTCCCCAAAATCTATTTTAACATTTCGGCATCATCAAGTAGGAACATCCATAGTACTTAATTGCAGCTGTAGACAGACTGACGGACATGATCCGAATAGAAGGGTGTAACGGATAAAATTTACCAATTAACTTTCAGTGATTGATTTCTCGCATCAAGTGCAGGACACAGACCACGAGGAAGTGGACAAGATAAAAGATGTTGGAGTATTTTTTGATCGCAAGGTAATATGTTGTTTACCATATAGATGTTATAGTGAATAGGTCATACCGGTTCCTGGGATTTTTATGGCAAAATTTTCCAAAATAATACAGCTTTGAAGACGGTGTATAATGCGCTAGTCCGATCTATTTTGGAATATTGTTGCAGTATATGGAATCCCCAATATAAAATTCACATTAACAGCTACGTGTTTTTTCTTACTGTCCTTACTGTCTACTCTTAAATCATATTCGGAGAGATTACAACACTTATTTTTTACAACACAAATTTTCATCTCTTGAGGAACTCCGTTACGTATCGGATCAAATCctgttgtttgaaattataaGAGGCTTCATGGATTATCCTTGCTTGCTTGCACAGATATCCTtgatttgatgatgatgataaagtaATTATAGGCCCTTTTATGTAATGAATACCAGGACCAATTTGGGTCAAAACGGCTTGCTGTACAGTATAgtatagatatttaaaaaaaaattaaaaaaaaaaattgtattcaaaattttcgtaataattattagtcttccatattattattaatatgtaatcCGTATCCATACCGAGCGATATTGTTTTAACGGAACATGTGTTTGCCTGTAATTGGGACTGGATCTTTATTCATAATACGAATGTAAATTCTGGTTGTAACTTAGATGTAAACCTGTTGgcaaacattataaataaacgGAAGGAAACATATAGAATGTAATTTTGATTTACTGTGACCTCTGGCCGTTGAGAGAGCTGctttaattttttcaatattataattaaattagtaaaataactaaataactaataataagtaaataacttttattgtttgttaCAGCTATGCTAAcagtttgtaaatattaaaaatatatatatatgtgtatatgtaAGCATTTCCACATTTATTTACATGAAATATTAAACATTGGATATTATGTCTTAACTATTCCAtgttgtttttatgaatttacatttatttaggtggtttgttttatgtaaaatattcctttatttttattccattaATTATAAGTACCAAATGTGATTTTTACTATAATTTCCGTCTttaattctttaatttatttcatctactctatgtttttaataataattgttttggtAATAAGCCTATTACCATATGAGAAGCAGATCGAAAATACAACGTCAAAACTAATGCTTAAGAGGATCCACTAAATATAAGTaggttaaataaaaatgttactttctTTGTTTATGATTAATGTAGAGTTTGTAGAACATATCGATAGAGACTAACTCTATCTACTTGGACATGCTTACACTAACTCTAGTTTGACAGATGGCTGGCAAGGCTGAGCCCGCGGAGAGTGAACAGCGCCAGCTCTCCGCTCGGCGGTCATGGTGTTTGTAAATAGCGAGAGCGGCGTAGAGTAAGTACTGCACGGAGTACACGTAGCGAGTGCGGCGCGCGGTGGAGGGGGCAGGGCGGCGCGGTACGTGCTGATTAGCGGGCGGCGCTGGGCGGGGCCGGCGGGGGCCGGGGGCGGGGGGCGCGGGGCgcggggcgcgggggccgcgcgGCTGGGCGGCGGGAGGCCCGCAGGCCGCCAGTCCGACCCGTGCTGCCGCCGAGCACGCACGCGCATGTCGCTCGCTGTTACACCCGATGTGAGGTGGCCCCCGCCGCTACCGCAGTGTCGCGCGACCCCCGCGCTTGTTTCGCGATCGAGTGCGCCCGGTGAAGGCTCGAGAGCCTTCGCGCCGGCAAGACGCCGTCCACCGTGGACCTGAGGTACGGCGCCATGGCGGCCACCACGTACATGCCGGGAGAGCTGGACCTCGGCAACCTGGGCGGGTACCACGCCGCATCGCCGCGCAGCGCCGAGCCCGCCGACATGAAGTACCAGCACCACCTGCACGCGGCCGGCTCGCCGTCGCCCGCGCCGCTCAACCCCTGGGCCTCGCTGCCGCCCGGCGACCCCTGGGCCGTGCACCAGCACCACCACGACGTCAAGCCCGCGCCGCACGAGCACCGCCACCTGGCGCACGGCTGGCACGCGCCCGTCGTGTCCGCGCACTACGGCGCCGGCTCGCCCGTGGCGCTGCACGGCGGCTACCCCGTGCCCATGCACCAGCACCACATGCTGCGCGACGTGCAGCCCTCGCCGCACCTGCACCACCACCACGCGCTGGAGCGCGACCAGCCCGAGGAGGACACGCCCACCAGCGACGACCTCGAGGCCTTCGCCAAACAGTTCAAGCAGCGCCGCATCAAGCTGGGCTTCACGCAGGCCGACGTGGGCCTGGCGCTCGGCACTCTCTACGGAAACGTCTTCTCGCAAACTACCATCTGTCGCTTCGAGGCCCTCCAGCTCAGCTTTAAGAACATGTGCAAATTAAAACCGCTCCTGCAGAAGTGGCTAGAGGAGGCCGACTCGACCACGGGAAGCCCCACCAGTATAGACAAGATCGCCGCGCAGGGCCGCAAGAGAAAGAAGCGGACCTCCATCGAGGTGTCGGTGAAGGGCGCTCTAGAGCAGCACTTCCACAAGCAGCCCAAGCCGTCGGCGCAGGAGATCACCTCGCTGGCGGACAGCCTGCAGCTGGAGAAGGAGGTGGTGCGCGTGTGGTTCTGCAACCGGCGGCAGAAGGAGAAGCGCATGACGCCGCCCAACACGCTGGGCGGCGAGATGATGGACGGCATGGCGCACGGCCACTACCACGACGTGCACGGCTCGCCGCCGCTGCACGCACACTCGCCCGCGCTGTCGCCGCCGCACGCGGCGCACGGCCACCCGCACCCGCACCCGCAGCACGCGCACGGGCACGCGCACCCGCAGCACGGCCACTCGCTGCAGGGCGCGCACACGCTGGCCGCCCACTAACAGTTCGCCCCGTGGGCTCCGCCGCGGCCCTTCTACGCGGAGCCGCACTAGCCCGCGGGAGCTGACCGGCCGCAGTGAACAGTGGTGCTTGTGAGTGTGTAGTGAGTGCCGCCGCCCGCCCGGTAAGTACCGCCGTCGCCGCGGCCCCAGACGATAGAGTGCAATGTTAACATTTATTGAGGAGACCGCAGCCGGTCGCCGGGAACGGTTCTAATTGTTTTGTTATACtctagtttgtttgtttgtttgtgttaTGGCCAGCCGgtacttaatatttatatatatattatgttctcgGATCGCTCAaagaattatctttatataaCCTATTGTACATTGCGGTGGGCTACTAGAGCTCTCCGCGTCTTAGTCTGGCCGGTGGCCGGTGGCACCGCCTCTTAGTTTTGTTACAGTATCGTTTAGTTTCTGTGAATGTAGTGCTAGTGCGTGTGACTCGCGAGGAAGGACAGAGACTTGTGGGGGGTGAGGAAGGGGGGGTTAAGGCGCGGGACACGGCGTAGGTGCCCCGCGCTGGCCCGATCCGAAACAAactttattgtaaatgtaattatttcgTTATTCTCAACGAAGTTGACGAGttgatatatgtatataactGTAAAAACTAAAATAGGTAATACGGATCAGATGGCACGGGCCGTGCGAGCCGTGCGAGGCCGCGCGGGCCTCTCGTAggtaaataatgaataattagtcttaaaatgttttatattacgatctaagtatttaaataaaccagagtaaatattttaaatagtagtaTTATTGGTGAACCCCGGCCGGGCGCAGGTGTCACCCGCGTCAGGTCACCTCGCCCGCAGGTACACACTCGATCTCACAAAAGGAATCGAACCCGTCCCtcgaaaaaaatgtgatatacGGCAATCTGACACCTTGATTGTTTGGTGCGCTTGTTAGTGTATTAATAGTGATACACCACAATAAACAGTGGTGGTTGTTGGTCCCACAGGCCCACTGGTCATGTACAAGCGCCCGTGTTGAAGTCTGGGTCAACAGACACTTCTTACTTATACATTCTTACTAATAAGATTATAGGAAACAAATATTACCTGACCGAAGCTTTTATAACTATTACTTTTAACAGACAAAAATATGTCGTTCTtgttatgttaaaaatttaaaaagtcaaaCTGTATAGAATTTTTAAAGACTGTAATCTCTTCTCAAAAGGTCTTTCTGTAactatctatattattattacatataattataacaaagtcgtcaaaaagtaaaatctgtccattgaataattttttaaattcaaattcaaatgtttttataccaaataagatttaaaatgacttattgaatgtcaaatcATTCGAAACAGCCtgagacttgagaagaacgggcgtaagaaactcagcgggcttttttttataaaaatatggatcacatggtacaataaaaatttataattaaatagcctcaGGGTGTTCCCTTCATTCttagtctgtggtatcattaagaaaattatttatgttatgataacctttaccacacaaacttttttttacacaattgttttaaatttcgtaacacatttgttttgtaggtAGGTACATTTCCCGGGATTATGTTAttgaagcatatacatcgccgaacaaaagacttattacctcgacttaaccaagtagtaggcataagaagTTTGTGTTTATATtgctcgtgttaacattatgattatcacagtttctagcaaattcctcaatgggCTTCTGAACgaagtcaaaatgtttatttctttaaattattctcttaatgattctttaggatctaggttataaatagcgcgaatatcCATCTTTTGCAGTACAAAGATGGTAATAATGCAATACCAACTTGCTGTGGGATCTACAAAAACTCGAAGTcctaaaaaagtattttgtagaattttatgtttaattttgtgtgtatttaattcttaatttgCACGTATATTACCAAGAGTTCGGGACTACATATTGGCTTCATATTGTTGCGATAGATAGATTAGTATTGTTGCTGATTTATAGCTTCGACTTGGATGAGGTCGCATCGCTGGTTGAAAGACTAAAGCCCTATGAATTGTAAATATCTGCGCGTCACTTTGAGTGTGTTTCTTATaaactagtagttgcccgttgcattcacAACTAAAGGTCTTATCTCAATAatgtttaagtagggataacagagagagttgtcacactgaaacatgcagggcaagcttgtcagccattaagttggcatagcgacatcccattctgcacggatgcacaccaagaaagggaagatattagtaggaatatattgaaacaaaactttaaattaataacccccttattcataatggtccgctaactttaaacagccactAAGGAGtgatttttctcattctgacttaggtcaatagaagaagacagagtgagaattagcaatgctttaagttagcagactattatgaataagggggttaatgtaaAGCATTCTCGATATTCTAGATGACATCAGATAAATAGATTCCTGTCATTATTGTTGAAGTCAGGAATTCCGTTCTTAAATAAATTGTCTTAACGCGAGGCAGATCTACTTCTGTTGGCAGTAGAGGTATGATCTCATCAGTACGATGCTTGGTACATTTTGTAACATGATTTAGGTATTTTGTTAGGGTTTCTGATGTTATTTGATTGTGATACTGAACAGAGTCAGTGCATTATTTTGACTTATAGGACATATGCGACAAGATACGAAGagttaatgtaatgtaaacagAATGTATTCCATTTCTTATATACTTAGTTCTCAGGAGTTATCTCTAATAGTTGTTATAATAGAGCCCAATATCAGTCAGTCTAAACTCCGTCACACAAGTGTCGTTCCAGCTAGACCTAGTTCACTTTAGTTACTCGTCAGCGCCAGGCCTGACGCCATAGTGGCCTTTCCTTAGTGACAAATGTCCTTAATctgttaaattgtttttatttgtaaccgacttcaaaaaggaggaggttatcaattcaatcggtattttttttatgtaagtacaccgattactctgagatttattatccgatttacgtaatttttgatacttttcagtttttgaagtcggttttttaaacctagtttttttttgttctttttatattattaaccgTCAGTGCACGAAACAATCGCGCTTTTTGAATGTATGCAAAGCCTCTGCAACTTCAAAATCGAtggtaattgtaaaaaaaagttctgtaaattaaattaaaaataattcaggaATGGCCCGCGATCAGTAAAAGgtttaaaggcatttattttctcaaaattgatttcattagaattctttttgatgtcattcctcatactactaccgcttcggcaacaaatggcgctctgagagttaagaaggggcgcaagaaactctcccagcattatttttttgcgctctttttattaaattgtacatacaatattgtactgtaataaaataataataatctagtcccaggctgtccgatcacttagatattcagctgtggagtagtaggattaacgattgagacatttttaatgaaatatttaaatttatttagagataatgcctgaacagtggctggggctttattataaaagtatatacatttatcTTTAAAGCTACTAAGTATCTTATGAAGAAGATTAGTTACTgtcaatcccttatttctagtgttataataatgaaaatcactattaagagcaaaaaggtgacgatttttgagaacatattttaaattttcataaatgtgctgactattattaaaattttttcagTTTGTTTGCCATTAATAATTAACGTTATTCTTTTTATTActgtttaaaagtattttatgtaaaaatatatccaTGTCAAGGTCTATCTTAAtcaatatttcaatttcaataggtcaattttaatcaatattttgaaataaaaatcaactAACCAAATAAGCTATTCCAGTTCCTTGCTGGTGTATGACATACTGCAGAAGAActtgtatattatgtatctcGTATAACAATTATAACGAGGATGGAGCATTCTGTGTGTTCACACGAGTGGGGCGGTGGTTCTATCACACGGGGCACAGCATAGATGCTCACCTACACcataccagcctagcgaaactctctaagaaaaaagcgattcactcgattgtataaaatgtgcagtcattgatagattgacagatgattgctataatcttgttaaacACGGAGACAGCCGAAGTCCGTTACAGTTTAAGCATCTGTTCGCTTTcgaacttagccggattattactattactactatttcaaacttatgtcaaatgactaccttttcatagtaaataaaatttctatttttacttaggagtctcgtctcttattacgtagtattaacatcctctttgcttCCGACACACATCCCCAATAACAATATATTCTTCTTCACATCCCTGTCTATTACTGGAGGTCAGCAGTCAGCTTTTTAAGCTTTTCCTTGTCCATGGCTAAGCGAAATAGTTTTTGGACTGTCTTCATGCCAGTCCACTCTCTTATATTTCTGACAAAGACTTCTTTCTTCTTCCAACACCTATTTTCCCGGCAATGTTCAGACGGTACCTATCGTTGCGCACTACATGACCAAGGTACGAGACCTTACGCTGCTAAATAACATAGCTGTGTAATAACGACATAATTCAGTACAACAGATACTTCATCTGTAGATCTATGTGCCGAATATCTCCAAGACTTCCGCCAACCTTCTCCACTCGTATGTTTTCTCTGCCAGTGTCTTCGTTCCGTCACTCCTGCCACTCGTCTGATGTCGTCCAACCACCTGTTCTAGATGTTGTCACACTTGTCACTGATGTGCAATTGATATACTCCATTAGCTGGTCCTCTGTCATGTGCCATGCCCCTGGTCATCATTACAATCGTGGATATtacaaatactagctgaccggcagacgctgttctgtccttagaaaataaatatataaaactcggGAATAATGTTGTCTAAAGTaaaaggtaattttttttaagtattaaaatggatatagtttGTGATCTGAGATAGAGATATACCCTTGCGGACTTTATTATAGACCTTTACAAGACACACAATTCGACCATACATCATTTTGCTTTATTTCAAAGGGTTTTCGTTGTAAGCTCCTAGATGGCTAATTTTTTTCCGAcgcctccaacaaatatcgttaatgtatataaaaatgtatacgaaaacttaacaaattatatattcaaaccttcctcgagaacgacgctatccattggtgaaaatagcatgaaaatcggtggaGTTTTTGAgattatcgcgaacagacagacagacagacgcggcggaggactttgtttcaTAATAAGTAGTAATTATATTCTACCTGCACTCTACTTCACGTTCGACAAGCTGGTCTGTAGGTTTGTTTGTATAATtggtgttttttattattatatggatATAacatgctatttttattttcttcttatgCATTGGTTTTTGAACGCGGTTCGATTCAAGTTACTAGAAGACATAATATTctcaaaagtatttttaattgtattgacTTTGGCTTAAAAATGGCagattataactatattgagATATTCaacaataatactttttttttaaatcaaaatcacttca
Proteins encoded in this region:
- the LOC126970125 gene encoding silk gland factor 3; translation: MAATTYMPGELDLGNLGGYHAASPRSAEPADMKYQHHLHAAGSPSPAPLNPWASLPPGDPWAVHQHHHDVKPAPHEHRHLAHGWHAPVVSAHYGAGSPVALHGGYPVPMHQHHMLRDVQPSPHLHHHHALERDQPEEDTPTSDDLEAFAKQFKQRRIKLGFTQADVGLALGTLYGNVFSQTTICRFEALQLSFKNMCKLKPLLQKWLEEADSTTGSPTSIDKIAAQGRKRKKRTSIEVSVKGALEQHFHKQPKPSAQEITSLADSLQLEKEVVRVWFCNRRQKEKRMTPPNTLGGEMMDGMAHGHYHDVHGSPPLHAHSPALSPPHAAHGHPHPHPQHAHGHAHPQHGHSLQGAHTLAAH